In the genome of Triticum urartu cultivar G1812 chromosome 5, Tu2.1, whole genome shotgun sequence, one region contains:
- the LOC125511460 gene encoding probable low-specificity L-threonine aldolase 2, which produces MATKVVDLRSDTVTKPSEAMRAAMAAADVDDDVLGADPTACRFEAEMARIMGKEAALFVPSGTMANLISVLAHCDARGSEVILGHDSHIHVYEHGGISTLGGVHPRTVPNNPDGTMDVDRIVAAIRSTDGALYYPTTRLICLENTHGNSGGKCLTVEYTDKVGEVAKAHGLKLHIDGARIFNASVALGVPVDRLVRAADSVSICLSKGIGAPVGSVIVGTKAFIHKAKILRKTLGGGMRQVGVLCAAAEVGVRDTVGKLADDHRKAKVLADGLKKIKQFTVDLSSVETNMVFFDMADPRISPAKLCQALKQRNVLAMPTSSKSVRFVVHYQISDSDIQYTLKCIEEAVEEILACDAKSERCSTNGTS; this is translated from the exons ATGGCGACCAAGGTGGTGGACCTGCGCTCAGACACGGTGACCAAGCCGTCGGAGGCCATGCGGGCCGCCATGGCCGCGGCGGACGTGGACGACGACGTGCTGGGCGCCGACCCGACGGCCTGCCGCTTCGAGGCGGAGATGGCGCGGATCATGGGCAAGGAGGCCGCGCTGTTCGTCCCCTCGGGCACCATGGCCAACCTCATCTCCGTCCTCGCGCACTGCGACGCCAGGGGCAGCGAGGTCATCCTCGGCCACGACTCCCacatccacgtctacgagcacgGCGGCATCTCCACCCTCGGCGGCGTCCACCCCCGGACCGTCCCCAACAACCCCGACGGCACCATGGACGTCGACAGGATCGTCGCCGCCATCCGGAGCACGGACGGGGCGCTCTACTACCCCACCACCAGGCTCATCTGCTTGGAGAACACCCATGGAAA TTCGGGTGGGAAGTGTCTGACCGTGGAATACACTGACAAGGTTGGTGAAGTTGCTAAGGCTCATGGCTTGAAGCTTCATATCGACGGAGCTCGTATCTTCAATGCCTCCGTG GCACTTGGAGTTCCCGTTGACAGACTCGTGAGAGCTGCCGATTCAGTTTCG ATATGCCTGTCGAAAGGGATAGGTGCTCCTGTTGGATCAGTTATTGTTGGTACCAAGGCCTTCATACACAAG GCTAAAATTCTTAGGAAGACACTGGGTGGTGGAATGAGGCAGGTAGGAGTCCTTTGTGCTGCTGCCGAAGTCGGTGTTCGCGACACCGTAGGCAAGCTTGCGGATGACCATCGGAAGGCTAAAGTTTTAGCAG ATGGACTGAAGAAAATCAAACAGTTCACAGTTGATTTGAGTTCAGTGGAGACCAATATG GTATTCTTTGATATGGCGGATCCACGCATATCACCTGCCAAACTGTGCCAAGCCCTGAAACAACGCAATGTGCTTGCAATGCCAACAAGCTCCAAGAG CGTCAGATTCGTCGTCCACTACCAAATTTCAGATAGCGACATCCAGTATACTTTAAAATGTATCGAG GAAGCCGTGGAGGAAATCCTGGCCTGCGACGCCAAATCGGAGCGTTGTTCGACCAACGGCACAAGCTAG